In Geminicoccaceae bacterium, a single window of DNA contains:
- a CDS encoding TRAP transporter substrate-binding protein, translated as MKQYLKQTLLASVVAIAGMPAYAQDTLKATFTDPDDPVTSSVSSYMHVFKNELERIAGEDFKVDLYPNGQLGDQRSTVQQVARGSIHFANVASGVLASLYYPKLGIVDLPFLFDSRTQFNEMMSRDDPYIAQLLDELAAETGIRVISLHANGFRNLTTKNSSVCAPEDLKGLRIRTMEVVPHQKMIEALGATAVPIPYLELYTSLQTGVVDGQENPPSQILQQRFYQVQGYMSETHHVMTVGAHITNEAWWQSLTDEQRGAILAANKEASLALDGTSLVQNMLGVQKIRDEGVEVCTPSQEQMAAFRAAVVGPTKEWAVQEFGAEFVDTFFAHMDSFKSGD; from the coding sequence TTGAAGCAATACCTGAAACAGACGCTGCTTGCCTCGGTGGTCGCGATCGCTGGCATGCCCGCCTATGCCCAGGACACGTTAAAGGCGACTTTTACTGACCCGGATGATCCCGTGACCTCCTCCGTTTCGTCCTACATGCACGTCTTCAAGAATGAACTCGAACGGATCGCCGGCGAGGATTTCAAGGTGGACCTGTACCCCAATGGTCAACTCGGTGACCAGCGTTCCACGGTTCAGCAGGTCGCGCGCGGTTCGATCCATTTCGCCAACGTGGCGTCAGGCGTCCTCGCGTCACTCTACTATCCCAAGCTGGGCATTGTCGATCTTCCATTCCTCTTCGACAGCCGCACCCAGTTCAACGAGATGATGTCCCGCGACGATCCCTATATCGCCCAACTGCTGGATGAACTGGCTGCCGAGACCGGCATCCGCGTGATTTCGCTGCATGCGAACGGATTCCGCAACCTTACAACCAAGAACAGCAGCGTCTGCGCACCGGAAGACCTTAAGGGTCTCCGCATCAGGACCATGGAAGTCGTGCCGCACCAGAAGATGATTGAGGCCCTTGGCGCGACTGCTGTGCCGATCCCCTATCTGGAGCTCTATACCAGCCTTCAGACGGGTGTGGTGGACGGGCAGGAGAACCCACCGTCGCAGATCCTTCAACAGCGTTTCTATCAGGTGCAGGGCTACATGTCCGAAACGCACCACGTCATGACGGTGGGCGCTCACATCACCAACGAAGCATGGTGGCAATCCCTGACCGACGAGCAGCGCGGTGCCATCCTGGCCGCGAACAAGGAAGCGAGCCTTGCCCTCGATGGTACCAGCCTCGTGCAGAACATGCTGGGCGTTCAGAAGATCCGTGACGAGGGCGTCGAAGTATGTACGCCGTCGCAGGAACAGATGGCTGCGTTCCGCGCTGCTGTGGTCGGGCCGACGAAAGAATGGGCAGTTCAAGAGTTCGGGGCGGAATTCGTCGATACCTTCTTTGCCCACATGGACAGCTTCAAGAGCGGCGACTGA
- a CDS encoding TRAP transporter small permease encodes MAAGVRETVADAIPNFGDNGMITRTMTALRTLDRALLLLNANLVVVALLSMAVVVITLVVGRNMFGLSFFWGEELARYAMIYMAFLGGAMALRSDQNPRLTVFIDKLPGGVRKYLERLIAVFMAATLVILFLQGIDITLNEGRMTTPALRIKYFWVYLAVPIGAGAMLIQLLFSQFLASPLTIREDEDIVEVIE; translated from the coding sequence ATGGCCGCCGGCGTTCGTGAAACCGTAGCGGACGCCATCCCAAACTTCGGAGACAACGGTATGATCACACGGACAATGACGGCGCTTCGAACGCTGGATCGCGCTCTACTTCTACTTAACGCGAACCTCGTGGTCGTTGCGCTACTAAGCATGGCGGTCGTGGTCATAACGTTGGTCGTAGGTCGGAACATGTTCGGCCTGTCTTTCTTCTGGGGCGAAGAACTTGCCCGTTATGCCATGATCTATATGGCTTTCCTTGGGGGCGCCATGGCGCTCCGCTCCGACCAGAACCCGAGGCTGACCGTCTTCATCGACAAGTTGCCAGGAGGTGTGAGAAAATACCTCGAGCGACTGATTGCGGTCTTCATGGCGGCAACGCTTGTCATCCTGTTCCTTCAGGGCATCGATATCACGCTCAACGAAGGCAGGATGACGACACCTGCTCTTCGTATCAAATACTTCTGGGTCTACCTGGCTGTGCCGATCGGTGCGGGTGCCATGTTGATTCAGCTACTCTTTTCCCAGTTCCTGGCTTCACCCCTGACCATCAGGGAAGATGAGGATATCGTGGAAGTCATCGAATGA